In Kitasatospora sp. NA04385, a single genomic region encodes these proteins:
- a CDS encoding ABC transporter ATP-binding protein: protein MSAPPPAVSSAAARSATPVPAPAGGDAVPPRLRVRSAVKSYGDLRVLDGLDLDVRPGEFAAVIGPSGAGKSTLFNLVSGLERPTAGEILVDGEPPRTRSGRVAYMPQKDLLFPWRTVLANTALGLEAEGVPRRQARARAAELFEAFGLDGFQHAYPSALSGGMRQRAALLRTVVLGRPLLLLDEPFGALDSLTRADMQRWLLRMWRHYGWTVVLVTHDIREALLLADTVHVMSPRPARVVDRIEVPRPAEDGSGRHPQALDPASAAALEERVLRALRPPTAGGAR, encoded by the coding sequence ATGAGCGCCCCGCCCCCCGCCGTGTCGTCCGCCGCCGCGCGGTCCGCCACGCCGGTGCCCGCCCCCGCCGGCGGCGACGCCGTGCCCCCGCGCCTGCGGGTGCGGTCCGCGGTCAAGTCCTACGGTGACCTCCGGGTGCTGGACGGGCTCGACCTGGACGTCCGGCCGGGCGAGTTCGCCGCCGTGATCGGTCCGAGCGGCGCCGGCAAGAGCACCCTGTTCAACCTGGTCTCCGGGCTGGAGCGGCCCACCGCCGGAGAGATCCTGGTCGACGGCGAGCCGCCGCGCACCCGCTCCGGACGGGTCGCCTACATGCCGCAGAAGGACCTGCTCTTCCCGTGGCGCACCGTCCTCGCCAACACCGCCCTGGGCCTGGAGGCCGAGGGAGTGCCCCGCCGGCAGGCCCGCGCCCGGGCGGCGGAACTGTTCGAGGCGTTCGGCCTGGACGGCTTCCAGCACGCCTACCCGAGCGCGCTCAGCGGCGGCATGCGCCAGCGCGCCGCGCTGCTGCGCACGGTGGTCCTCGGCCGCCCGCTGCTGCTGCTCGACGAGCCCTTCGGCGCCCTGGACTCGCTCACCCGCGCGGACATGCAGCGGTGGCTGCTGCGGATGTGGCGGCACTACGGCTGGACGGTCGTCCTGGTCACCCACGACATCCGGGAGGCGCTCCTGCTCGCCGACACGGTGCACGTCATGTCGCCGCGCCCGGCGCGGGTGGTCGACCGGATCGAGGTCCCCCGGCCCGCGGAGGACGGCTCCGGACGCCACCCGCAGGCGCTCGACCCGGCGTCGGCCGCCGCGCTGGAGGAACGCGTCCTGCGCGCCCTGCGCCCGCCGACCGCCGGCGGGGCCCGGTGA
- a CDS encoding ABC transporter permease, translating into MAATGTRPGALRRALAAGWPPALVLGVLLAGWQAWTSSAHVDPTTLPGPWRVLTQGWENRQALWDNTLPTLQETAAGFGLSFAAAWLVAVALDFSAAARRGLYPLLVASQTIPIVAVAPLLIIWFGFGLFPKMLVVTLVTFFPLTANLAAGFASADREAMRLLRSLGAGRWTAFRLVRVPSAMPYFFTGLRVSITYAVVGAVFAEYAGAVSGLGIYMQAQKSAFRTDLVLAAVAVTAVLSVALFGATHLLQRLVLPWERRTTEEDRA; encoded by the coding sequence ATGGCCGCCACCGGTACCCGGCCGGGCGCGCTCCGGCGGGCCCTGGCGGCGGGATGGCCGCCGGCGCTGGTGCTGGGCGTCCTCCTGGCGGGGTGGCAGGCATGGACGTCCTCGGCGCACGTCGACCCGACGACCCTGCCCGGCCCCTGGCGGGTGCTCACCCAGGGCTGGGAGAACCGGCAGGCGCTGTGGGACAACACCCTGCCCACCCTCCAGGAGACCGCGGCCGGCTTCGGGCTGTCGTTCGCCGCGGCCTGGCTGGTGGCGGTCGCGCTGGACTTCTCCGCCGCCGCGCGGCGCGGACTGTACCCGTTGCTGGTCGCCTCCCAGACGATCCCGATCGTCGCCGTCGCACCGCTGCTGATCATCTGGTTCGGGTTCGGGCTCTTCCCGAAGATGCTGGTGGTCACCCTCGTCACGTTCTTCCCGCTCACCGCCAACCTCGCGGCCGGCTTCGCCTCCGCCGACCGGGAGGCGATGCGGCTGCTGCGCTCGCTGGGGGCCGGCCGGTGGACGGCGTTCCGGCTGGTGCGGGTGCCCAGCGCCATGCCGTACTTCTTCACCGGCCTGCGGGTGAGCATCACGTACGCCGTGGTCGGGGCGGTGTTCGCGGAGTACGCGGGCGCCGTGTCCGGGCTGGGCATCTACATGCAGGCCCAGAAGAGCGCCTTCCGCACCGACCTGGTCCTCGCGGCGGTCGCCGTGACGGCCGTGCTGTCCGTGGCCCTGTTCGGGGCGACCCACCTGCTCCAGCGGCTCGTCCTGCCCTGGGAGCGCCGTACCACCGAGGAGGACCGCGCATGA
- a CDS encoding MMPL family transporter, translating to MASVLYAWGRWAVRRRGAVVAGWLVVLAVVGGLGLAMAGPVSKEFPVPGIESQRAQDLLEEKMPEASGGTVRIVVAAPEGATLDTGAARAALGRSLGEAAHVPGVVYVADPFEARTVSADHRIAFADVQFREAAQQVPETSTKALTAAMAAARDAGLRVEYGGSAMEPDTEVGGPAEIIGVVIAFAVLAVALGSLVAAGLPLLTALVGVGIGVLGVQLAANAVDMTDTATVLALMIGLAVGIDYALFIIARHREQLQDPGTDVEESAARATATAGSAVVFAGATVIIALAALAVTGIPFLTVMGLAAAATVLLAVLIAVTLLPALLGLLGERLRPRARARTSPNDTWSLAWARAVTRKPLLVVLAGVVALLALALPAKDLRLGLPGNASQPAASTQHKSYDLLTEGFGPGFNATLTAVADTSRIPASDREAALGELTASLAAVPGVAHVEQPVPNADATFAAIAVVPASGPDDQATSDLVDRLRALEPGFARDGGTLYIAGSTAAAIDVSAKLADVLPLFVALIVVLALALLTLAFRSVPVPLKAVLGFLLSVSASLGATVWVFQQGHLNGLLGIPTAGPVTAFLPVLLIGVLFGLAMDYEVFLVSRMREHFQHNRDARDAVIHGVAASGRVVTAAALIMVAVFGGFVFNHDPIIKSIGFALAVGVFIDAFVVRMILVPATMALLGRRAWYLPRRLDHLLPDVDIEGAGLPRPAADRTPTGPPPGTASTSVRLPDGR from the coding sequence ATGGCATCGGTGCTGTACGCGTGGGGCCGCTGGGCGGTGCGCCGCCGCGGCGCGGTGGTCGCCGGATGGCTCGTCGTGCTCGCCGTCGTGGGCGGCCTGGGCCTGGCCATGGCCGGGCCGGTGAGCAAGGAGTTCCCGGTCCCGGGCATCGAGTCGCAGCGGGCCCAGGACCTGCTGGAGGAGAAGATGCCCGAGGCGTCGGGCGGCACCGTGCGGATCGTGGTCGCGGCGCCGGAGGGCGCGACCCTGGACACCGGAGCCGCCAGGGCCGCGCTCGGCCGGAGCCTCGGCGAGGCCGCGCACGTCCCCGGAGTCGTCTACGTCGCCGATCCCTTCGAGGCGCGGACGGTGTCCGCCGACCACCGGATCGCCTTCGCCGACGTCCAGTTCCGCGAAGCCGCCCAGCAGGTTCCCGAGACGTCCACGAAGGCCCTCACCGCCGCCATGGCCGCCGCCCGCGACGCCGGTCTGCGGGTGGAGTACGGCGGCTCCGCCATGGAGCCGGACACCGAGGTGGGCGGACCGGCCGAAATCATCGGCGTCGTCATCGCCTTCGCCGTCCTCGCCGTCGCCCTGGGCTCCCTGGTCGCCGCCGGGCTGCCGCTGCTGACCGCCCTGGTCGGCGTCGGCATCGGCGTCCTGGGCGTCCAACTCGCCGCCAACGCCGTCGACATGACCGACACCGCCACCGTCCTGGCCCTCATGATCGGCCTCGCCGTCGGCATCGACTACGCCCTGTTCATCATCGCCCGCCACCGCGAGCAGCTCCAGGACCCCGGCACCGACGTCGAGGAGTCCGCCGCGCGGGCCACCGCCACCGCCGGCAGCGCCGTCGTCTTCGCCGGCGCGACCGTGATCATCGCGCTCGCCGCGCTCGCCGTCACCGGCATCCCCTTCCTCACCGTGATGGGCCTGGCCGCCGCCGCCACCGTGCTGCTGGCCGTCCTGATCGCCGTCACCCTGCTGCCCGCCCTCCTCGGCCTGCTCGGCGAACGCCTGCGCCCGCGCGCCCGCGCCCGCACCTCCCCGAACGACACCTGGTCCCTCGCCTGGGCCCGCGCCGTCACCCGCAAACCCCTGCTCGTCGTCCTCGCCGGTGTCGTCGCGCTGCTCGCCCTCGCCCTGCCCGCCAAGGACCTGCGCCTGGGCCTGCCCGGCAACGCCTCCCAACCCGCCGCCAGCACCCAGCACAAGAGCTACGACCTGCTCACCGAGGGCTTCGGCCCCGGCTTCAACGCCACCCTCACCGCGGTCGCCGACACCAGCCGCATCCCCGCGTCCGACCGCGAGGCCGCCCTCGGCGAGCTGACCGCCTCGTTGGCCGCCGTCCCCGGCGTGGCCCACGTCGAGCAGCCCGTCCCCAACGCCGACGCCACCTTCGCCGCCATCGCCGTCGTCCCCGCCAGCGGCCCCGACGACCAAGCCACCAGCGACCTCGTGGACCGGCTGCGCGCCCTTGAGCCGGGCTTCGCCCGCGACGGCGGCACCCTCTACATCGCCGGCTCCACCGCCGCCGCGATCGACGTCTCCGCCAAGCTCGCCGACGTCCTGCCGCTGTTCGTCGCCCTCATCGTCGTCCTCGCGCTGGCCCTGCTGACCCTCGCCTTCCGGTCCGTGCCGGTCCCGCTCAAGGCCGTCCTCGGGTTCCTGCTCTCCGTCAGCGCTTCCCTCGGCGCCACCGTCTGGGTCTTCCAGCAGGGCCACCTGAACGGCCTGCTCGGCATCCCCACCGCCGGACCCGTCACCGCGTTCCTGCCCGTCCTGCTGATCGGCGTCCTGTTCGGCCTCGCCATGGACTACGAGGTCTTCCTCGTCAGCCGCATGCGCGAGCACTTCCAGCACAACCGCGACGCGCGGGACGCCGTCATCCACGGCGTCGCCGCCAGCGGACGGGTCGTCACCGCCGCCGCCCTGATCATGGTCGCCGTCTTCGGCGGGTTCGTCTTCAACCACGACCCGATCATCAAGTCGATCGGATTCGCCCTGGCCGTCGGCGTGTTCATCGACGCCTTCGTGGTCCGGATGATCCTGGTCCCCGCCACGATGGCCCTGCTCGGCCGCCGCGCCTGGTACCTGCCGCGCCGACTCGACCACCTCCTCCCCGACGTGGACATCGAGGGCGCCGGCCTGCCCCGGCCGGCCGCCGACCGGACTCCGACCGGGCCGCCCCCCGGTACCGCAAGCACGTCCGTCCGCCTGCCGGACGGCCGTTGA
- a CDS encoding TetR/AcrR family transcriptional regulator yields MADGARERGKARRREAILRAAYELFAERGFDATTVADVAGLAEVSPRTVTLYFPTKLDLATSYLEEFTDRLSRSLAERAEGVTTLGALEAWLREDVAASGELDALWERMIDRNPQLKAIANSRITEAVQEGARIFAAERGADPDSFAPRMVAAAAAAVIAEVYLDPSEAAVAGAVAFLGGGIAALSDAAHAGG; encoded by the coding sequence ATGGCTGACGGCGCGAGGGAGCGGGGCAAGGCCCGGCGGAGAGAGGCGATCCTGCGGGCGGCGTACGAGCTGTTCGCGGAGCGCGGGTTCGACGCGACGACGGTCGCGGACGTCGCCGGGCTGGCGGAGGTCTCCCCCCGCACGGTGACGCTGTACTTCCCGACCAAGCTCGACCTGGCGACCTCGTACCTGGAGGAGTTCACCGACCGACTGAGCCGGTCGCTGGCCGAGCGCGCCGAGGGCGTCACCACCCTCGGCGCGCTGGAGGCGTGGCTGCGCGAGGACGTGGCCGCCAGCGGCGAGCTGGACGCGCTGTGGGAGCGGATGATCGACCGGAACCCGCAGCTGAAGGCGATCGCCAACAGTCGGATCACCGAGGCCGTCCAGGAGGGCGCGCGGATCTTCGCGGCGGAACGCGGCGCCGATCCGGACTCGTTCGCGCCGCGCATGGTGGCCGCCGCCGCGGCCGCCGTGATCGCCGAGGTCTACCTCGACCCGAGCGAGGCGGCCGTCGCGGGCGCCGTCGCGTTCCTGGGCGGCGGAATCGCGGCCCTGTCGGACGCCGCGCACGCCGGGGGATGA
- a CDS encoding ABC transporter substrate-binding protein has product MTRIRVMLDYFHPWPNTAGLYLARERGWYAEAGLEVDLVVQDPGVGDTLEHLATGRAEFGVFPPNRLFARRAAGQPLVGVAAVNHRALEAVQSVTGRGISRPRDLAGRRVACNPTPRGAAMIRHLVAADGGDPDAVVLVDAGYRELTVDDIEAGEADATFGNYWSWDALRGDLPEERRVTWPVDEIGAPAYHSYWLGTRQELVDADRDLVVRFLAATARGYLAAAADQPATLRLLERVIPYFPRPLIARSLALVAPTWTDAEGRWGVVDPDRTGPYAHWLAEHGAVPTADNWQDAYLPGLVPAAPAALV; this is encoded by the coding sequence GTGACCCGCATACGCGTGATGCTCGACTACTTCCACCCCTGGCCGAACACGGCCGGCCTGTACCTGGCCCGCGAGCGCGGCTGGTACGCCGAGGCCGGCCTGGAGGTCGACCTCGTCGTCCAGGACCCGGGAGTCGGCGACACCCTGGAGCACCTGGCCACCGGGCGCGCCGAGTTCGGGGTGTTCCCGCCGAACCGGCTGTTCGCCCGGCGGGCGGCGGGCCAGCCGCTGGTCGGGGTCGCCGCCGTCAACCACCGGGCCCTGGAAGCGGTGCAGAGCGTCACCGGTCGCGGGATCAGCCGTCCCCGCGACCTGGCCGGCCGCCGGGTCGCGTGCAACCCGACACCGCGCGGCGCGGCCATGATCCGCCACCTGGTGGCGGCGGACGGCGGGGACCCGGACGCGGTGGTGCTGGTGGACGCGGGCTACCGCGAGCTGACCGTGGACGACATCGAGGCCGGCGAGGCCGACGCCACGTTCGGCAACTACTGGTCGTGGGACGCCCTGCGCGGCGACCTGCCCGAGGAGCGCCGCGTCACCTGGCCGGTCGACGAGATCGGCGCCCCCGCCTACCACAGCTACTGGCTCGGCACCCGGCAGGAACTGGTGGACGCCGACCGCGACCTCGTCGTCCGGTTCCTCGCCGCCACGGCCCGCGGCTACCTCGCCGCCGCCGCCGACCAGCCGGCGACGCTGCGGCTCCTGGAACGGGTCATCCCCTACTTCCCCCGCCCGCTGATCGCCCGCTCCCTGGCCCTGGTGGCGCCCACCTGGACCGACGCGGAGGGCCGCTGGGGCGTCGTCGACCCGGACCGCACCGGCCCCTACGCGCACTGGCTGGCCGAGCACGGGGCGGTACCCACCGCCGACAACTGGCAGGACGCCTACCTGCCGGGGCTCGTCCCCGCCGCGCCCGCGGCCCTGGTCTGA
- a CDS encoding sulfurtransferase, with protein MTDDHPAGPPAGRDAILLSPHALAALLDRADVLVLDVSVRLEPPAHDGDYRSASGAADWARAHVPGSRHVDLRRRFADPAARHHFARPGRDAVRAELAALGAGPDSLVVVYDQGALQWASRLWWTLRDAGVAALVLDGGLPAWRAAGLPVATAPAPGAAAGAHRRGGQPARSSGEFEAARAGDRERATLWADRRDVRALSEGRAAGTLVCALGTGQFEGTDPTRYTRRGRIPGSVGLPAHPVLAADGTVRPTAELASYTAGLPSAPEGPVVVYCGGGISATLLALALVLTGRDDVRVYDGSLEEWTADPDLPVLTGPAGRTPPAAAG; from the coding sequence ATGACCGATGACCACCCCGCCGGCCCACCCGCCGGCCGGGACGCGATCCTGCTCTCCCCGCACGCCCTGGCCGCCCTGCTCGACCGCGCCGACGTCCTGGTCCTGGACGTGAGCGTCCGCCTGGAGCCGCCCGCGCACGACGGCGACTACCGGTCCGCGTCCGGGGCGGCCGACTGGGCGCGCGCCCACGTCCCGGGCTCCCGGCACGTCGACCTGCGCCGCCGCTTCGCCGACCCGGCGGCCCGCCACCACTTCGCCCGCCCCGGACGTGACGCCGTCCGGGCCGAACTGGCCGCGCTGGGCGCCGGGCCCGACAGCCTGGTGGTCGTCTACGACCAGGGCGCCCTCCAGTGGGCGAGCCGCCTGTGGTGGACCCTGCGGGACGCCGGAGTGGCCGCCCTGGTGCTGGACGGAGGGCTGCCCGCCTGGCGGGCGGCCGGCCTCCCGGTCGCCACCGCGCCCGCGCCCGGCGCCGCCGCCGGTGCGCACCGGCGGGGCGGTCAACCCGCCCGCTCCTCCGGGGAGTTCGAGGCCGCCCGGGCGGGCGACCGGGAACGCGCCACACTCTGGGCCGACCGCCGCGACGTCCGCGCGCTGAGCGAGGGCCGAGCCGCGGGCACCCTGGTCTGCGCCCTCGGCACCGGGCAGTTCGAGGGCACCGACCCCACCCGGTACACCCGCCGGGGCCGCATCCCCGGCAGCGTCGGCCTGCCCGCCCACCCCGTCCTGGCCGCCGACGGAACGGTGCGCCCCACCGCCGAACTCGCCTCCTACACGGCCGGCTTGCCGTCCGCGCCGGAGGGGCCGGTGGTGGTCTACTGCGGCGGCGGCATCTCCGCCACCCTGCTCGCCCTCGCCCTGGTCCTCACCGGCCGCGACGACGTGCGCGTCTACGACGGCTCCCTGGAGGAGTGGACCGCGGACCCGGACCTCCCCGTACTGACCGGGCCGGCCGGACGCACCCCGCCCGCGGCGGCCGGCTGA
- a CDS encoding ABC transporter substrate-binding protein, translating into MPTPSPAAGRAGSVRRLAPALALTAALIGVSACSPGSSGAASTGAAGKLTRVTLALDWTPNTNHTGIYVAQRQGWFKEAGIDLEIVPYGSTAPETLIANHKADFGVSYQEGVTTARAAGQDIVSVYAVTQKTDVTISVRADRDDITSPKDLDGKTYAGFGAPYEAALLRSVIREAGGKGEFENVTLNTSAYAALYAHQADFAMPMPTWEGLEAKLDGKPLKDFQLSDHGFPAIYSTLIASSDGYLKSHGDVARAFLSAVQRGYTYAADHPAEAAKELVAANKGVLTNTRLVDESEKLLAAEYYRDADGRIGVQSAERWQAFADFEFGAGLLSDADGHRLTEAPDASAYFTDDYLPER; encoded by the coding sequence GTGCCCACCCCCTCCCCGGCCGCCGGCCGCGCCGGCTCCGTCCGGCGCCTGGCCCCCGCCCTCGCCCTGACCGCCGCCCTGATCGGCGTGAGCGCGTGCTCCCCGGGTTCCTCCGGAGCGGCGTCCACGGGTGCCGCCGGCAAGCTCACCAGAGTCACCCTGGCCCTCGACTGGACGCCCAACACCAACCACACGGGCATCTACGTGGCCCAGCGGCAGGGCTGGTTCAAGGAAGCCGGTATCGACCTGGAGATCGTGCCCTACGGCTCCACCGCGCCCGAAACGCTCATCGCCAACCACAAGGCCGACTTCGGCGTCTCCTACCAGGAGGGCGTCACCACCGCCCGCGCGGCCGGGCAGGACATCGTCTCCGTCTACGCCGTCACCCAGAAGACCGACGTCACCATCTCGGTGCGCGCCGACCGGGACGACATCACCTCCCCCAAGGACCTCGACGGCAAGACGTACGCCGGGTTCGGCGCCCCCTACGAGGCGGCGCTGCTCAGGAGCGTCATCCGGGAGGCCGGCGGCAAGGGCGAGTTCGAGAACGTCACGCTCAACACCTCCGCGTACGCCGCGCTCTACGCGCACCAGGCCGACTTCGCGATGCCGATGCCGACCTGGGAGGGCCTGGAGGCGAAGCTCGACGGCAAACCGCTGAAGGACTTCCAGCTCTCCGACCACGGCTTCCCGGCGATCTACTCCACCCTGATCGCCTCCTCCGACGGCTACCTGAAGAGCCACGGGGACGTGGCCCGCGCGTTCCTCTCCGCCGTCCAGCGCGGCTACACCTACGCCGCCGACCACCCGGCCGAGGCCGCGAAGGAACTGGTCGCGGCGAACAAGGGCGTGCTCACCAACACCAGACTGGTCGACGAGAGCGAGAAGCTGCTCGCCGCCGAGTACTACCGCGACGCCGACGGCAGGATCGGCGTGCAGAGCGCCGAACGCTGGCAGGCCTTCGCCGACTTCGAGTTCGGGGCCGGGCTGCTCTCCGACGCCGACGGCCACCGGCTCACCGAGGCGCCCGACGCCTCCGCGTACTTCACCGACGACTACCTGCCGGAGCGGTGA
- a CDS encoding GntR family transcriptional regulator codes for MAPRKPPTDDPSSAVPESGAPGAEQGGSELYWRLRQDVLEGRFPRGATLLETALATAYGTSRTPVREALNLLEHDGMLERAARGYRVRSGTPEDVLEIYAARIALESEAAAAAALHRTDLDLARLRYQHELIRGSQDEQVVREANFRFHEALWQAGHNATMIELLVKLTARLRIYDSGPPSPFGGVDALHAEHDEILRAIAEHDADTARAATRGHLQRSLEQRIRTMVEGSAPAP; via the coding sequence ATGGCGCCACGTAAGCCCCCCACCGACGACCCGTCGTCGGCCGTGCCCGAGAGCGGCGCTCCCGGTGCCGAGCAGGGCGGTTCGGAGCTGTACTGGCGGCTGCGGCAGGACGTCCTGGAGGGGCGCTTCCCCCGGGGCGCGACCCTGCTGGAGACCGCGCTGGCCACGGCGTACGGCACCTCCCGGACCCCCGTGCGGGAGGCGCTGAACCTGCTGGAGCACGACGGGATGCTGGAGCGCGCCGCACGCGGGTACCGGGTGCGCTCGGGCACCCCGGAGGACGTGCTGGAGATCTACGCGGCCCGGATCGCCCTGGAGTCGGAGGCCGCCGCGGCCGCCGCGCTGCACCGCACCGACCTGGACCTGGCCCGGCTGCGGTACCAGCACGAGCTGATCCGCGGCTCACAGGACGAACAGGTGGTCCGGGAGGCCAACTTCCGCTTCCACGAAGCGCTGTGGCAGGCCGGACACAACGCCACCATGATCGAACTGCTGGTGAAGCTGACCGCGCGGCTGCGCATCTACGACAGCGGCCCCCCCTCGCCGTTCGGCGGCGTGGACGCCCTGCACGCCGAACACGACGAGATCCTGCGCGCGATCGCCGAGCACGACGCCGACACCGCCCGCGCGGCCACCCGGGGGCACCTCCAGCGCAGCCTCGAACAGCGGATCAGGACCATGGTCGAGGGCTCCGCCCCGGCCCCCTGA
- a CDS encoding aldo/keto reductase → MTSAPVHALNDGTKLPGVGLGTYPLDDEAAERAVAGALETGYRLVDTAVNYGNETGVGRGLARSGVPRPDVVVTTKLPGRHHGYQETLASFEESRRRLGLEYVDLYLIHWPLPRVDRYVDSWRAMIKLRDDGLVRSIGVSNFTAEHLERLHRETGVLPSVNQVELHPLLPQDELRAVHAELGIRTESWSPLGRGSALLDDPAVGAVARAHGVTPAQAVLRWHTQLDATPIPKSADPGRQRANLDLFGFELTAEEMARIADRPHERLGGDPDSHEEF, encoded by the coding sequence GTGACCAGTGCCCCCGTGCACGCGCTGAACGACGGTACGAAGCTTCCCGGGGTGGGCCTGGGCACCTACCCGCTGGACGACGAGGCGGCCGAGCGGGCCGTCGCCGGCGCGCTGGAGACCGGCTACCGGCTGGTCGACACCGCCGTGAACTACGGCAACGAGACCGGTGTCGGGCGCGGCCTGGCCCGCTCCGGCGTGCCCCGGCCGGACGTGGTGGTGACGACCAAGCTGCCCGGACGCCACCACGGCTACCAGGAGACGCTGGCGTCGTTCGAGGAGTCCCGGCGCCGGCTCGGCCTGGAGTACGTGGACCTCTACCTCATCCACTGGCCGCTGCCCCGGGTGGACAGGTACGTGGACTCCTGGCGGGCGATGATCAAACTCCGGGACGACGGCCTGGTCCGCTCGATCGGCGTCTCCAACTTCACCGCCGAGCACCTGGAGCGCCTGCACCGGGAGACCGGCGTCCTGCCGTCGGTCAACCAGGTCGAGCTGCACCCGCTGCTGCCGCAGGACGAACTGCGGGCCGTCCACGCGGAGTTGGGCATCCGCACCGAGAGCTGGAGCCCGCTCGGCCGCGGCTCGGCGCTGCTCGACGACCCCGCTGTCGGCGCGGTGGCCCGGGCGCACGGCGTGACCCCCGCGCAGGCCGTGCTGCGCTGGCACACCCAGCTCGACGCCACCCCGATCCCCAAGTCCGCGGACCCCGGGCGCCAGCGCGCCAATCTGGACCTCTTCGGCTTCGAGCTGACCGCAGAGGAGATGGCCCGGATCGCCGACCGGCCGCACGAGCGGCTGGGCGGCGACCCCGACTCCCACGAGGAGTTCTGA
- a CDS encoding phosphotransferase enzyme family protein, translating to MNASGPGTGPVAHGMGYERVEPDWAPLTDPEAAEVLDALCGPGRTRVRWRSPRPLSAAALVAHGGREVFLKRHHASVRSLRGLAEEHAFLHHLRAHGAPVVEVLGAHALGEWTYEAHAPGAGTDLYRDALSWTPFASAAHARQAGAALARFHLAAAGHRAPARSVQPLVSSWSIFADRDPLAALERYAAARPALAEALDRTPVRADTERLHLPFHARLAPLLGELEPLWTHNDWHASNLLWHCPADGGTERARVATVLDVGLADRTTAVHDLALALERNVFGWLDLPLGPDIPVHLDHLDALLTGYTGVRPLAAAEARALPLVLPLVNAEYALTEMDYFHGVTRSAVNTALARAYYTDHTAWFTTSRGRAVLEHLHERWGA from the coding sequence GTGAACGCGTCCGGCCCGGGCACCGGGCCCGTCGCGCACGGCATGGGCTACGAACGGGTGGAGCCGGACTGGGCGCCGCTGACCGACCCCGAGGCCGCGGAGGTGCTGGACGCGCTGTGCGGGCCCGGCCGCACCCGGGTGCGCTGGCGCAGCCCGCGCCCGCTGTCGGCGGCGGCGCTGGTCGCGCACGGCGGACGGGAGGTCTTCCTCAAACGCCACCACGCGAGCGTCCGCTCCCTCCGGGGGCTGGCGGAGGAGCACGCCTTCCTGCACCACCTGCGGGCGCACGGCGCCCCGGTGGTCGAGGTCCTCGGCGCGCACGCCCTGGGCGAGTGGACCTACGAGGCGCACGCCCCCGGGGCGGGTACCGACCTCTACCGCGACGCCCTGTCGTGGACGCCGTTCGCCTCGGCGGCGCACGCCCGGCAGGCCGGTGCCGCGCTGGCCCGCTTCCACCTCGCGGCGGCGGGGCACCGGGCGCCGGCCCGGTCCGTGCAACCGCTGGTCTCCTCGTGGAGCATCTTCGCCGACCGCGACCCGCTGGCCGCGCTGGAGCGCTACGCGGCGGCCCGGCCCGCGCTCGCCGAGGCCCTCGACCGGACCCCGGTGCGTGCGGACACCGAGCGGCTGCACCTGCCGTTCCACGCCCGACTGGCGCCGCTGCTGGGCGAGTTGGAGCCGTTGTGGACGCACAACGACTGGCACGCCTCCAACCTGCTGTGGCACTGCCCGGCGGACGGCGGTACCGAGCGGGCCCGCGTCGCGACGGTGCTGGACGTGGGCCTGGCCGACCGCACCACCGCCGTGCACGACCTCGCGCTCGCCCTGGAGCGCAACGTCTTCGGCTGGCTCGACCTGCCCCTCGGCCCCGACATCCCGGTCCACCTCGACCACCTGGACGCCCTGTTGACCGGGTACACCGGCGTGCGCCCGCTCGCCGCGGCCGAGGCCCGCGCGCTGCCGCTGGTCCTCCCGCTGGTGAACGCCGAGTACGCGCTGACGGAGATGGACTACTTCCACGGGGTCACCCGCTCGGCCGTCAACACCGCCCTGGCCCGCGCCTACTACACGGACCACACCGCCTGGTTCACCACCTCCCGAGGCCGCGCGGTGCTGGAGCACCTGCACGAGCGCTGGGGTGCCTGA